The Flavobacterium johnsoniae genomic sequence TTGTTGCCTCTTAAAAAATCTGGAACTATTGGTTTAATCGGACCATTAGCAGACGCGAAAGAAAACATGCCAGGAACTTGGAGTGTCGCAACAAAAATGGAAAATGCAGTTTCGTTATTAAGAGGAATCAAAGAAGTAGCAGGAGCAGGAACAAAAGTTTTATATGCAAAAGGAAGTAACTTAGATTACGATGAAACTTTTGAAACTAATGCTACAATGTTTGGAAAAACATTACACCGCGATTCACGTTCAAAAGAAGATTTATTAGCTGAAGCTTTAAAAGTTGCCGAACAATCTGATGTAATTGTTGCCGCTTTAGGAGAATCTGCAGAAATGAGTGGAGAATCAAGCAGCCGAACAAACTTAGAAATTCCACAAGCGCAAAAAGATTTATTAAACGCTTTATTAAAAACAGGAAAACCAGTTGTTTTAGTTTTATTTGACGGACGTCCTTTAGTAATTACTGACGAAGAAAAAACAGTTCCTGCAATTTTAAATGCTTGGTTTGCTGGTACAGAAGCAGGTTACGCTATTGCTGATGTATTATTTGGAGATGTAAATCCTTCAGGAAAATTAACTTCAACTTTCCCAAGAAGTGTTGGTCAATTGCCAATTTATTATGCACACAAAAATACAGGAAGACCACTTTCTAACACAGAAGGAAAATTCGAAAAATTCAGATCAAATTATATTGATGAAAGAAACGAGCCTTTATTTCCATTCGGATTTGGTTTAAGTTATACGACTTTCGATTATTCAAACATCAAAATTTCTTCTGATAAAATGAATGCATCAGGAAAATTAAAAGTAACAGTTGATGTAACAAACACTGGAAATTTTGACGGAAAAGAAACAGTTCAATTATACATTAGAGATTTAGTTGGTTCTGTAACAAGACCAGTTAGAGAATTAAAAGGTTTCCAAAAAATTGCTCTTAAAAAAGGAGAAAAACAAACAGTAAGTTTTGATATTACTGTAGAGGATTTAAAATTTTATAACTCTGATTTACAATTTGTAGCAGAGCCTGGGCAGTTTGATATTTTCGTTGGAGGAAATTCAAACGCCGATAAGAAAGTTAGTTTTGAGTTAACTAAATAGTTGGTTTATTGATTAGTAATTAGCCCTTCGCGTGTTTGGTTAGCGAAGGGCTTTTTTTTAAAATCAAAAATCTTTTTTGTAATTTTTTAACTACATTATTATGAATATTTTTAAAATATCGAGTCTGGCATTTCTGATTGCTTTCACATCTTGTAATGCTCAAAAAAATGCCATTGTAGCGCATCGCGGAGCGTGGAAAAAGAATAATCTTCCAGAAAATTCAATTGCTGCATTAAGATATGCAATTGATTTAAAATTGCCAGGTTCAGAATTTGATGTTTGGAGAACAGCAGACGATTCGCTTGTAATTAACCACGACGCGCATTACAATAAATTACTTATCGAAGAAACGAATTATGCTAATTTGATAAAATTCAAACTTTCTAACGGAGAAAAACTTCCAACATTATACGAGTACATTTCTGCGGGAATTAAAAACAATAAACATACTCTTTTAGTCTGCGAAATAAAACCTTCGGAACTAAGTAAAGAAAGAGGACAAAAAACTGCT encodes the following:
- a CDS encoding glycerophosphodiester phosphodiesterase family protein; this translates as MNIFKISSLAFLIAFTSCNAQKNAIVAHRGAWKKNNLPENSIAALRYAIDLKLPGSEFDVWRTADDSLVINHDAHYNKLLIEETNYANLIKFKLSNGEKLPTLYEYISAGIKNNKHTLLVCEIKPSELSKERGQKTAVATVETIKKLKANKNTCYISFDYDILKKIREIDLKTSLQYLEGNKSPKEVKADKINGVDYHYSVFQKHPEWIQEAKENKIILNAWTVNEVKDMDWIIEHKFNYITTNEPELLKERLQAKK